The following proteins are co-located in the Salvelinus namaycush isolate Seneca chromosome 31, SaNama_1.0, whole genome shotgun sequence genome:
- the LOC120026070 gene encoding surfeit locus protein 2-like codes for MEDLPADIKAFLLNHPFFELTDDGKKIKCVLNGHDCPCNLTELQNFTKGKKYQKMCSTAEFNYSQYEPHVVPSSKQPNHLFCKLTLRHINRLPHHVLQHVNGKRFQKAKKEYEECVQQGVEYMPASLRQKKPRDREKDGERGRNFQRGNGAWAPDSSDEGGSDSEDSMSDLYPSTLFSLKKETEGMEEEKDAFKTDDEEEMEIDKQAPQKRKKVQAGGFQKKFKNHNCKRKGFKDHVENKGEFCAHVKNGK; via the exons ATGGAGGACCTACCTGCAGATATCAAAGCTTTCCTTCTGAATCACCCATTTTTTGAACTTACGGACGACGGCAAAAAG ataAAATGCGTACTCAATGGACATGATTGTCCTTGCAACCTCACAGAGCTCCAGAACTTCACCAAAGGGAAGAAATATCAGAAAATGTGTTCTACTGCAGAGTTCAACTATAGTCAATATGAACCACATGTTGTGCCCAGCTCGAAGCAACC CAATCATCTCTTCTGCAAGTTGACGCTCAGACACATCAATCGCCTGCCACACCATGTCTTACAGCATGTCAATGGGAAGCGGTTCCAAAAAGCAAAGAAGGAAT ATGAAGAGTGTGTGCAACAGGGGGTGGAGTACATGCCAGCCAGCCTCCGACAGAAGAAGcccagagatagagagaaagatggggagagggggcGCAACTTCCAGCGGGGGAATGGAGCGTGGGCTCCTGACTCCAGCGATGAGGGAGGCAGTGACTCCGAGGACAGCATGAGTGACCTGTACCCAT CCACTTTATTCTCTCTGAAAAAGGAGACAGAGGGTATGGAGGAGGAAAAAGATGCCTTTAAAACagatgatgaggaggagatggagattgATAAACAGGCGCCACAGAAACGCAAGAAG GTTCAGGCTGGTGGTTTCCAGAAGAAATTCAAGAATCATAACTGTAAAAGAAAAGGTTTTAAAGACCATGTTGAAAATAAAGGTGAATTCTGTGCCCATGTTAAAAATGGAAAATAA
- the LOC120025687 gene encoding cip1-interacting zinc finger protein-like produces MFNPHHHHQQQQQQQQQQQQFHRHLRQLQQLFQQPPPPPPPAPPQPPPSHHAPRHHHHHHHHQGGRAMAVPGPAPPPPRVVNLATRASMMAPNPMLQGAIMMQQMQGSMQGFAAVSGQQFTQFFAAGARSSLMGPVPMGMSIKTPHMGFPARHYHPHSRYYNNNDYGSRQPDRKRENEQRAVGSTFSRPAASRTAGETNDKVLKVGGVGGPDGQAQPSVQLEPEEPALKKQRTEVLEETVEQPPETGGVLSAAEYQSPPVDCQPGDCVILEEGGSTAEPVAAEAMEESRAAEVQSGVSAMPASEQLSGESQAFTPGLEDMAEGKAAPGALERGQEEGKEGGDAANKFYCYICTLACHNQQDFQSHMNGLAHQQRMMEIQHMSSACLVTLMPRVQESLQGGCGDSSSFKDGEKKPGPQLWCATCKIHYTSTVMVHRRTREHKLASRTSNPSCTVCKRHFRSPLLFLEHMQSQGHKQRVDELREEGGPKALAELVAMDAQGCFVDDGDEEEEEACEEEEGDEEEMEDGGEGSSHGKDVWPTQMEVALLEDVDEEEEFDPDTVYGSSFVVPVAGFLCRLCQQFYHFESSARHLHCKSLKHFENLKKYRALRSQKDGTVEPTPIDGTDGDSECDSNHTVSDSNSLPSELLSSPALLQPTISITRLRPSRPCPEPQNNTPSASSLKDLTTTSSTVGTPAQASPEKQSPVNPEDEEEEPTPEQAPVTDEEEPTPELAPVTDEEEPTPELAPVTEEAEEEPAPVAEEEPVMGEAEEEPVMGEAEEEPVMGEAEEEPVMGEAEKAPVTGEEEEAKAAAPEEKTSKGKAKGPSKRKSGRTTRRR; encoded by the exons GGCCATGGCTGTACCAGGCcctgctcctccacctccccgTGTGGTCAACCTGGCCACTCGGGCCTCCATGATGGCCCCCAACCCAATGTTACAAGGGGCTATAATGATGCAGCAGATGCAAG GTAGCATGCAGGGCTTTGCAGCGGTGAGTGGGCAGCAGTTCACCCAGTTCTTTGCTGCAGGGGCCCGGTCCTCTCTCATGGGCCCTGTACCCATGGGCATGTCCATCAAGACCCCCCACATGGGCTTCCCTGCACGACACTACCACCCCCACTCCCGCTACTACAACAACAAC GACTATGGATCACGGCAGCCGGATCGGAAGAGGGAAAATGAGCAGAGAGCCGTTGGGAGCACATTTAGCCGACCTGCAGCCAGCAGGACAGCAGGGGAAACCAATGATAAGGTTCTGAAAG TTGGAGGAGTGGGAGGGCCAGATGGACAGGCACAGCCTTCAGTGCAACTGGAGCCTGAGGAGCCGGCGTTGAAGAAGCAGAGGACAGAGGT GTTAGAGGAGACTGTGGAGCAGCCTCCTGAGACCGGCGGGGTCCTGAGTGCAGCAGAGTATCAAAGCCCACCGGTTGACTGCCAGCCTGGAG ACTGTGTCATTCTGGAGGAGGGTGGGAGCACAGCTGAACCAGTGGCTGCAGAGGCAatggaggagagcagagcagccgAG GTTCAGAGTGGAGTGTCGGCCATGCCAGCCTCTGAGCAGCTGAGTGGTGAGAGCCAGGCATTCACTCCAGGCCTGGAGGACATGGCAGAGGGCAAGGCTGCCCCAGGGGCATTGGAAAGGGGGCAGGAAGAGGGCAAGGAGGGGGGTGATGCTGCCAACAAGTTCTATTGCTACATCTGCACTCTGGCCTGTCACAACCAGCAG GACTTCCAGAGCCACATGAACGGCCTGGCCCACCAGCAGAGGATGATGGAGATCCAACACATGTCCAGCGCCTGTCTGGTCACCCTGATGCCCCGTGTCCAGGAGTCACTGCAGGGAGGCTGCGGAGACAGCTCCTCCTTCAAGGACGG AGAGAAGAAACCCGGCCCGCAGCTTTGGTGTGCTACCTGCAAAATCCACTACACCAGTACAGTCATGGTGCACCGCAGGACCAGGGAGCACAAGCTGGCCAGCCGCACCTCCAATCCCTCCTGTACCGTCTGCAAGAGGCACTTCAGGAGCCCACTCCTGTTCCTGGAGCACATGCAGTCCCAGGGGCACAAGCAGAGAGTTGACGAG CTTCGGGAGGAGGGGGGGCCAAAGGCCTTGGCTGAACTGGTTGCCATGGATGCACAAGGCTGCTTTGTAGACGAtggagacgaggaggaggaggaggcatgcgaggaggaggagggggacgaAGAGGAAATGGAAGATGGCGGCGAAGGCAGCTCCCATGGGAAG GACGTCTGGCCGACCCAGATGGAGGTGGCTCTACTAGAGGacgtagatgaagaggaggagtttGACCCTGACACGGTGTACG GTTCTAGCTTTGTGGTTCCTGTGGCTGGGTTCCTCTGTAGACTCTGCCAGCAGTTCTACCATTTTGAGTCCTCAGCCCGCCACTTGCACTGCAAGTCACTCAAACACTTTGAGAACCTCAAG AAGTACAGGGCCTTGCGTAGCCAGAAGGATGGGACAGTGGAACCTACTCCCATAGACGGTACGGACGGAGATTCAGAGTGTGATAGTAACCACACTGTCTCAGATTCAAACAGCCTGCCTTCAGAGCTCCTCAGCAGCCCTGCCTTACTGCAGCCCACCATCTCCATCACCAGACTGAGGCCCTCCAGACCCTGCCCTGAACCCCAGAACAACACTCCCTCAGCTTCATCCCTGAAGGACCtcaccaccaccagcagcacTGTGGGGACTCCGGCTCAAGCCTCCCCAGAGAAGCAGAGCCCAGTAAACCCTGAGGACGAGGAAGAAGAGCCAACCCCAGAACAAGCACCAGTCACAGATGAGGAAGAGCCAACCCCAGAACTAGCACCAGTCACAGATGAGGAAGAGCCAACCCCAGAACTAGCACCAGTCACAGAAGAGGCAGAGGAGGAGCCAGCACCAGTCGCAGAGGAGGAGCCAGTCAtgggagaggcagaggaggagcCAGTCAtgggagaggcagaggaggagcCAGTCAtgggagaggcagaggaggagcCAGTCATGGGAGAGGCAGAGAAAGCCCCAGtcacaggagaggaagaggaggcaaaGGCAGCTGCTCCAGAAGAGAAGACGAGCAAAGGGAAAGCCAAGGGCCCATCCAAAAGGAAGTCTGGGAGGACAACACGGAgacgttga